In one Molothrus aeneus isolate 106 chromosome 8, BPBGC_Maene_1.0, whole genome shotgun sequence genomic region, the following are encoded:
- the ADRA2A gene encoding alpha-2A adrenergic receptor, producing MFNLERPFTERGHFFSSMEYQRQLEEEEGYPPPGTNGTFNDSGAGPGWDAPYPLHTTITLISLASLLMLFTVFGNVLVIIAVFTSRALKAPQNLFLVSLASADILVATLVIPFSLANEVMGYWYFGKVWCEIYLALDVLFCTSSIVHLCAISLDRYWSITQAIEYNLKRTPRRIKCIIFIVWVISAVISFPPLISIEKKSGQQADQGVAGCKINDEKWYIISSSIGSFFAPCLIMILVYMRIYQIAKRRTRVPLNKRAERPEKKQNGLADKEDLPATAQLNGEKAAGGSGGQEGEVNGIDMEETSSSEHQENNQCKKSEKPSRGKTKTKLSQIKPGDNLPRKTEEERNTKGSRWRGRQNREKRFTFVLAVVIGVFVICWFPFFFTYTLMAVCESCSVPDTLFKFFFWFGYCNSSLNPVIYTIFNHDFRRAFKRILCRIERKRSA from the coding sequence ATGTTTAACCTGGAGCGCCCGTTCACGGAGAGGGGCCACTTCTTCTCCTCCATGGAGTACCAgcggcagctggaggaggaggagggctaCCCCCCTCCCGGCACTAATGGGACCTTCAACGAcagcggggccggcccgggctgGGACGCGCCGTACCCTCTGCACACCACCATCACTCTCATCAGCCTGGCCAGCTTGCTCATGCTCTTCACCGTCTTTGGCAACGTTCTGGTCATCATCGCTGTCTTCACCAGCCGGGCGCTCAAAGCCCCCCAGAACCTCTTCCTGGTCTCCTTAGCCTCAGCTGACATCCTGGTGGCCACACTGGTCATCCCCTTCTCGCTGGCAAATGAGGTGATGGGCTACTGGTACTTTGGTAAAGTGTGGTGTGAGATCTACCTGGCCTTGGATGTGCTGTTCTGCACCTCCTCCATTGTGCACCTCTGTGCCATCAGCCTGGACCGGTACTGGTCCATCACACAAGCCATCGAGTACAACCTCAAGCGTACCCCGCGACGCATCAAGTGCATCATCTTCATCGTCTGGGTCATCTCGGCTGTCATCTCCTTCCCACCACTCATCTCCATCGAGAAGAAGAGCGGGCAGCAGGCTGACCAGGGGGTGGCAGGGTGCAAGATCAACGATGAGAAGTGGTACATCATCTCTTCTAGCATCGGCTCCTTCTTTGCCCCCTGCCTTATCATGATCCTGGTCTACATGCGCATCTACCAGATAGCCAAGAGGAGAACGAGGGTCCCACTGAACAAGCGGGCAGAGCGCCCCGAGAAGAAGCAGAATGGCTTGGCTGACAAGGAGGAcctgccagccacagcacagctcaacggggagaaggcagcaggaggcagTGGCGGGCAAGAGGGAGAGGTCAACGGCATAGACATGGAGGAGACCTCTTCCTCTGAGCACCAGGAGAACAACCAGTGCAAGAAGTCGGAGAAACCATCGAGAGGAAAGACCAAGACTAAGCTGAGCCAAATTAAGCCCGGGGACAATTTGCCCAGGAagacagaggaggagaggaacacCAAAGGGTCCCGCTGGAGAGGCAGGCAGAACCGGGAGAAGCGCTTCACCTTTGTGCTTGCAGTGGTGATCGGGGTCTTTGTCATCTGCTGGTtccccttcttcttcacctACACGCTGATGGCCGTCTGCGAGAGCTGCTCCGTGCCCGACACCCTCTTCAAGTTCTTCTTCTGGTTCGGTTACTGCAACAGCTCCTTGAACCCCGTCATCTATACCATTTTCAACCATGACTTCAGACGGGCTTTCAAAAGGATCCTCTGCAGGAtagagaggaaaaggagtgCTTGA